The region GTAATAACAAAAATGAGATGAAGCGATTTTATGTAGTTATAATATTCCATAATATATGCTTAAGTTGAAATGGTTTGCTTATTAATAAGATCCGATTTGATTTCCTTATTTAAAAAATATCCGGTAACAATAGTAGACAATATATCTGAAATAGGAAATGACATCCAAACTCCTAATTCACCATAAAAATTTGGTAAAATTAAGATTAGCGGAATAAAAAAGAATCCTTGGCGTGTTAAAGTAAGAAGTAATGCCGGTTTTGCTTTCCCTATTGCTTGAAAATAAGCAGCTCCAATTAACTGCAATGCAATAATAGGCGTTGCAGCAAATACCCAACGCATAGCTTGAGGTGTTTCTCGTACCACGTCTGGATCTTGAGTAAACATTTTAGTGATACTTTCTGGAAATACCATTAGTAGTATAAACACAAGTGTTGCTAGACAAGCGGCATATTTTATAGCTGTATTTATAGATAATCTAACCCGATCGTATTGCTCTGCACCATAATTGTATCCTGCAATAGGCAAAAACCCTTGTGTAACTCCCAATACAGGAAATAGGGCAAACATAAGCATGCGTCCAACAATAGCATATGAAGTTACAGAAACTTCTCCACCTATATCAAATAGAATATTATTCATAAATAAATACGTTACACTAACTACAGCCTGACGTGCTAATGTAACGAAACCTAAAGATCCTATTTCATTAATGGTTTTTAATTTTAATTTTAAATGTGTCCAATTAATATTTAAAACCGTCTTTTTATTTAAAAAGAAATACCAAACAACATACAAAAAACCTAGCAGATTTGATCCTGTAGTTGCCCAAGCGGCACCAGCCATACCTTGATCTAGAAGATTTATTAAAATATAATCGAATATGAGGTTTCCTATAGCAGGAACCATCATCGCATACATTGCAAATTTAGGGTTACCTTCTGCACGAATAACATTATTCCCAACCATAGATAATCCCAAGAAAGGAACACCATATAGAACTATAGTATAATAAACTTTAGCAGGATAAAAAATATCGCCTTTACCTCCAAAAGCAAGAATAATATTATCTTTAAAAAGAAGTCCTACAGAAACAAATAAAAATATTAAAAACAAAGTTAAAGTTATCTGATTACCGAATGTAGATAACGCCTTTTCTTTATTCTTTGCCCCTAAAGCTCTAGAAATAATTGAAGAGCCACCAATACCTATAGACATCCCTAAAGCTGCTATAAAAAAAGACACTGGCAAAACAACGTTTATAGCAGCAATGGCAATAGATCCTATCCAGTTTCCAACAAATATTGTATCTACCAGAACATTTAGAGACATAACTAAAATACCTATTGATGCAGGTACAGATTGCCTAATTAAAAGTTTACTTATAGGTTCTGTACCTAAATCTGCCGATATTTTTCCTTTCATACAGTTATTATTTCACCTTAGAGTCGGCCCAATTATTAATCCATTTTCCTAGTAAATCAGACCACTCATCTTCATCGTTTAAACACGGTACTGTAGTAAACGCTTTTCCTCCAACTTCATGAAAAAGTTCTTGCCCTTCCATGGCTATTTCTTCTAAAGTTTCTAAACAATCACTTACAAAAGCAGGTGTAATAATGGCAATATTTTTTATTCCTTCAAGTCCTAAACGCTCAATAGTTCTATCTGTGTAAGGTTGTAACCATGGATCGAATCCTAATCGGGATTGGAATGATGTAGAAAACGCGCCGTCCTGAAAGCCTAGCTTCTCTCCAACCAATCTAGTAACCTCTAAACATTGATGCCTGTAACAAAACTCGTGTGCTTTTGATGGTGTTTTGCAACAAGATCCATCTAATTTACAATGCGATTTGGTAACATCACTTTTTTTAATGTGGCGCTCGGGCACACCATGGTAAGAAAACAATACATGGTCGTATGTTTTTCCCGCTAAATGTTTTTTTATTGAATTACTCAACACCTCAATATAATCAGGTTTATTATAAAATGCTGGTAAATGATCTATTTTTAGATTTGGAAAATGTGCTTGACGGATTTCTTCTGCTAAAACCAAAATGGTTTCTGTTGTAGCCATCGCAAATTGTGGATATAGCGGAATTAAAAATACTTCTTCTACGCCTTTATCGACCAACTCTTGCAAGCCTTTTTGTATAGTCATTGTTCCATAACGCATAGCTAATGCAACAGGATAATCTACTACATTTTGTACTTTAGCTTGTAAACGTTCAGAAATTACAATTAAAGGCGATCCTTCATCCCACCATATTTTTTTATATGCTGCTGCAGAAGCTTTAGGTCTAGTTTTTAGTATAATACCCTTAACAAGAGCGGCTCTAGCAACATATGGTAAATCTATAACACGTTCATCCATTAAAAATTCACCTAAATATGTTTTTACATCTTTTGGTGTAGGACTCTCAGGAGACCCTAAATTAACTAATAATATTCCTTTTTTCATATTACAAAAGTACAATAGAAATTGTGATCATACCACACTACAATCATAGTATTATCTTATTTCATATTCACTCAAATTGATAAGATTTTAAGCTGTAAGTCAAAAA is a window of Formosa sediminum DNA encoding:
- a CDS encoding MATE family efflux transporter, with the protein product MKGKISADLGTEPISKLLIRQSVPASIGILVMSLNVLVDTIFVGNWIGSIAIAAINVVLPVSFFIAALGMSIGIGGSSIISRALGAKNKEKALSTFGNQITLTLFLIFLFVSVGLLFKDNIILAFGGKGDIFYPAKVYYTIVLYGVPFLGLSMVGNNVIRAEGNPKFAMYAMMVPAIGNLIFDYILINLLDQGMAGAAWATTGSNLLGFLYVVWYFFLNKKTVLNINWTHLKLKLKTINEIGSLGFVTLARQAVVSVTYLFMNNILFDIGGEVSVTSYAIVGRMLMFALFPVLGVTQGFLPIAGYNYGAEQYDRVRLSINTAIKYAACLATLVFILLMVFPESITKMFTQDPDVVRETPQAMRWVFAATPIIALQLIGAAYFQAIGKAKPALLLTLTRQGFFFIPLILILPNFYGELGVWMSFPISDILSTIVTGYFLNKEIKSDLINKQTIST
- the hemH gene encoding ferrochelatase, coding for MKKGILLVNLGSPESPTPKDVKTYLGEFLMDERVIDLPYVARAALVKGIILKTRPKASAAAYKKIWWDEGSPLIVISERLQAKVQNVVDYPVALAMRYGTMTIQKGLQELVDKGVEEVFLIPLYPQFAMATTETILVLAEEIRQAHFPNLKIDHLPAFYNKPDYIEVLSNSIKKHLAGKTYDHVLFSYHGVPERHIKKSDVTKSHCKLDGSCCKTPSKAHEFCYRHQCLEVTRLVGEKLGFQDGAFSTSFQSRLGFDPWLQPYTDRTIERLGLEGIKNIAIITPAFVSDCLETLEEIAMEGQELFHEVGGKAFTTVPCLNDEDEWSDLLGKWINNWADSKVK